The segment gttggcccattcctcctgacagagctggtgtaactgagtcaggtttgtaggcctccttgctcgcacacgctttttcagttctgccgatatattttctataggattgaagtcagggacttgttttactgtggatataggtacttttgtaccgtttttctccagaatcttcacagggtcctttgctgttgttctgggattgatttgcacttttcgcaccaaagtatgttcatctctaggagacagaacgcgtctctttcttgggcggtatgacggctgcgtggtcccatggtgtttatacttgcgtactattgtttgtacagatgaacgtggtaccttcaggcgtttggaaattgctcccaaggatgaaccagacttgtgaaggtctacaaaaaaaattctgaggtcttggctgatttcttcccatggtgtatagcaaagaggcactgagtttaaagttaggccttgaaataaatccacaggtacacctccaattgactcaaattatgtcaattagcctaccagaagcttctaaagccatgacatcattttctggaattttccaagctgtttaaaggcacagtcaacttagtgtacgtaaacatctgacacactggaattgtgatacagtgaattataagtgaaataatctgtctgtaaacaattgttggaaaaaatacttgtgtcatgcacaaagccgACTTGccaagtcctaaccgacttgccaagactatagtttgttaacaagacatttgtggagtggttgaaaaactagttttaatgactccaacctaagtgtatgtaaacttccgacttcaactgtatgtatttggTCTAGACACTCTATTCCTGAAGAAACACAAATATTTTTGTACATTTAGTTAATCTGTCCATCAAATATGGGTTCTTCCCCAATGCTTTGAAGTCTGTTGCAGTGATACCTGTTTTAAAATCTGGTGACCCAACACTGGTGGAAAATAACAGACcaataagcattcttccagtgctATCAAAAGTAGCTGAAGGATGGGTGGCTGATCATCTGACTGATTACCTCAATCAAGGAAACTCCATATATTAAATGCAATTTGGATTCAGAACTAACCATTCTACCGAAACAGCCAAATGTTATTTTCTGGAGTGCATTACATCTAAAACTGGACATAGGTGGGGAAGTCGGTGCAGTCTTTTTGGATCTTAAAAAGGCCTTTGATACAGTGAATCATAAGGTCCTCCTATCCAAACTATCGCCCCTTAATGTGTCCACTGAAGTTATTAGTTGGATGTATTCCTATCTGACAAACAGAAGTCAAAGGGTTCGTCTGGGGGACACTCAGTCAGACTCTCTTTACTATAACATTGGTGTCCCACAAGGGTAAATATTATGGTGCCTTCTGTTTACCATCTATATAAATGATCTCCAACTTGCTTGCCCACAAGTTAACATGCATATGTATGCAGACGATACAGTCCTGTTTGTACACTCAAAAAATAGACAAGTTAACTGAAGCTATGGTAGACGCTTTTAAATGGATTACTGATTCTTGCCTGCATTTAAATATCGACGAGACTGATTGTATGTACTTCTCTAAGAAATCTATTGATTCATCCCAACGAGCTGTTCTTGTTAATGGGGAAAATCTGAAAGTTGTGTCTAACTTCTGGACTCCAACTTGACATTTAAGAAACGTGAAGAAAATGGTTAACACGGTCAAGTTTGGATTATCCAATTTTAGATTACCTTCCTCTGGAGGGCGCTAAACTATATATGCATGCTCTGATCTTCTCACATCTGAGATATTGCCTCACATGCTCATCACAAGCAAGAGCTACTATTCAATTGAATCCCTCTACAAACAAACACAAGATTTTTGATAACAAACCAAACAGTTACCACCATTGCCACCGTACACAAACGTAATTTATTCAGTCTGGATAGGTTTAAGCAGTACGTAGATGCAAGCCTTGTCTTTAAGATCTTGCGTGGTCTATGCCGACATATCATGCTCAAGGAAAGCACCTCCAGGATAACAAGGGCAGTAACTAGAGGGGATTGCGTTGTCCCTTTTCGACACAGTAAATTTGGTCAATCGGTCTTTGTTAGAGCTACAATATACTGGAATGCAATGGGCATACATAACCCGTAGTATTTACTgcctatgcacactaggtaagacctgggcggaccaccccctgtattttcgttagcgcaccaggtggtgctaagttaggtaagtagtgggtaggcaggtaaggtaggagggggctttgacatttactttctttgctttggttccatccagccccttttccccatattaccgtatGAAGTAATAAATAAATTCCCAGTAAACGGTATATTCTCTGCCTTTGTCATCCTTACccacacctacagtcccatacctctttcactccacgggaagttgttgtagcagggtgttgcgtacCCACTGCAAGAGGCGTACGTAACTCCCTTGGACTTGAGAAGCTGCACTGCTTATTGTACTTTTACATTTAAATTGAAAGCATGGCTCAAATCTATTCAAAACTGTACACGATTTATCTGTGGTTTCTCATATGTAAGACAACAGTTGAAGATAGTGTTTTTTTATTACAAATAAGTTGTTGTTGTTAGAATGATATATTATTGGATgtaatatattttgtattgttttagtgagtgTTTGTATAGTGGCTGTGTAAAGGCCCTTACCTGCCCAGGGACTACGGGTGCAAATTATCTTTTGGCTAACCCCAGCACATTTACATGGATGTTGCATTATTGTAATATtgatgttgattaatgtgcattGTCCCCTATAAATAAATACATCAAATATATAGGGTTCACAGCATTAAAAACAGAAAGGGAATTAACGAGTAGCTCCTGAAAAGAGTATTGGTCAAAATTGCGGGATCAGGTGGCTTTGCGAGGCTACCACCAACATTCAACCATGTATCTGTTAGTCAGTAGTCAGTGACCTGCTGGTGGCAATAAAAGATGAATGTTCATGATCTGAAAATGACAATGGACCATACAGTATTCTTCTTCTGACCTTTCTGTCACCACCAATAACAACATTCCTTCACAGAACACCACACACGGAACACAATAAACAGGAAACTCGGATGCTGTGGATTCCACCTATCCCCCACTACCTACATTCCATACACCTACATTCCTTTCAGTGATAGTTCAGGCCTGCCATACACAGGTAAGACCAAATTCTAGCAACCTAAAGGTTGTGTGTTCAAATCtgatcacggacaactttagtattttagcaacttttcaactatttACTACCTTTTAGCTACTTTTCAAATACTTAGCATGTTCACTAACCCTTCCACTAACCTTATCCCGTTTAGataacccttcccctaaacctgaacttaaacctaacccctagaattcgtaacatataatttgttttgcaaatgtaaCATATGATACTAAATGGGGTGCCTCAgatttacagtacatacagaataatacgtaATGGTCTGAGACCCGGTTGCTTTTGATCACCTGAGTAAGCTCCACTCATTGCACTGGCGCAGTCATAGCCTTGACCATGGCATTTGTTCACTGATATCCCCTTATACATTCAATCcatttatttctgctttttcaaCATTCCGGAAGCCCAAGAAACAATCATATAGCTAGCTCCCTAGTACATATGGAAATGTAAAAAGTTTATGAATTACTTTTTGGAGAGTTAGTCTAAATTGACATTGATGACAAGTGCATGGGCCCCCACACCTCATAAGCCCCCTGCATTGCGGGGCCTGCTGGGGTGTCCGGTACACCAGTGAAGGAATGCAGGTTTAAGGAATCCATGTAGTGGTGGTCGCCAGGAATCATTTAGAGCTTCTGACTTCCCTGTTccgtgtgttctgtgttctgttttccGAGAGGgaatgttgttgttggtggtgataGAAAGATCAGAAGAAGAATACTTGATTGTCCATTTGTCATTTTTAGATCCTGATATTTTATTGCCACCAGCAGACCACCATACTGATCACTGGCTAACCAACAGTGGGTTGAATGTTGGTGGTAGCCCTTCACTGCTTTAAGCCCTtcaaccaggggtgtcaaactcattccatggaggattACAAGTGAGGAgagaaaaccagcagacactcggccctctgtgGAACGAGTTTGACAAGTGCCTTAAACTGAACTACCAGATAGGAATGTTGGCAAAAAGTCGCgtctacaaaacttagtgcaCTGTGTTCGTAACAGATTCTAGCTtcgggaacagaaaactgtattgagatcagaGGTTTCATCGATGAAAACATTTTAAGAACCAGATTTAGATTCTCTGCTGCAAAAACAGGGGATTGACACACACCAGGTGCTTGTGACCAGGGACCTTATTTTCATGTCAAGTCCAACACTGTAATTTTGTCGTATACCATTTACGATAAAATATGTGCATACCAACATTTTACAACTATGTAATTTAAGTAGATTTTGCATGAAATTGTGTGATTTATGAATGAAACATGCATATTTGTGATTAACACAATTTAATTAATGGGTGTAGATGTTATATAAACCAGATTTTATTATCATAGTTTAAGAAATGATCGTACACGTAAATGAGGCCCCTGACAAGCGATCTTGATTGAGGGGTGAACCCAGATTGGATGAGTTTTTGGCAACAACAAATATTACACAAGCATTGTGGTGAAACTGCACAATTGTTCTGTAATCATTTTTGTGCAGACCAACTCTCCGTTTTATCACACAAATATCTGTTGTATCACAACCATTGTGTCAAATCCATTGTACAACGTGAGTGTGTATGGGACCCACTAAAGAGTGTTGCCTCTTTATTTAACCTGCAGGTAAGtcattgagaacacattctcttttACAATAATGACTTGACCAAGAGGGAGCAATGACACTACAGACaaagcagatttttttttttgtttgtttttactcgtTTACAGAAATAGGAACAGACATATTTACATCATGGCTAGGGTGCACAGCATTAAAAACAGAAAGGGAATTAACGAGTAGCTCCTGAAAACAGTATTGGTCTAAAAGCATTGAAGTGCTACCACCAACATAGCCTCATAAATACCAGACTGATTCACGCTGCGTAAAAGGGTTTAATGTAAGCTTGCGGGATCAGGTGGCTTTGCGAGGCTACCACCAACATTCAACCGTCTATCTGTAAGCCAGTAGTCAGTGACCTGCTGGTGGCAATAAAAGATGAATGTTCATGATCTGAAAATGACAATCGACCATAAAAGTATTCTTCTTCTGACCTTTCagtcaccaacaacaacaacatttctTCACAGAAAGATACAATTTAGAACTGGATTGCTGTTACACTGTGATTTGTGCAACCTGTGTAACTTCACGTGACCTGTTTGAATCCTCTAGTGTTGAGTTCTACCTCTCCATCACGTTTATGTTAATATGTCAATTAATATTCATATATGGCTGTATAAAAGTCTTCCTATAGCTTAGAGAGCGCTAGAACAGAAACAGTGGACACTGATGCTTAGTCAGCTGGGTAGGACAGGGACACTTTAGGGTTGGACTACATATTTTAAAATTCAGTCGCTAGAATTCAACTAACTGTTTTTTCTAACTATCGAATTCAATATTTCTGTTTAAGGTTTGAACTTGAGGCTGAAAATCTTTGAACTATAATGATGGCGAGACTGACTTAAATCAAATAATGGTATTTTCTTGAAAATGTTATGTGTGAATTAAATTGAAAGGTAGAGGTTTTGTTTGAAAccacctatctctctctgtgtctcttactTTCTctatttcttctctctctctgtctctctctctctctctctcctctctaaggcTCACAATGTTGGCAGTGTTACTTCTGGCTGTTGTAGCAGTCCACTCTGCCCCTCGATGTGATATCAACCTGGATGCAGACTGTAATGAAGTCTACAACATCTCGCAAGCAAGTGGCGTCTACCCCATCTACCCCTTTTTGACACCTGTTCAGGTGTACTGTGACATGAACACGGATGGAGGCAAGTGGACTGTGAGTATCATAGTACTATGTTGGGCTCTTATTAACATTTCTATCCTTACAGACCATGTGAACAGTTGCTaaacatctctgtctgtctgtctgtctgtctgtcactcaagTAATCCAGAGGATAGATGGATCTCTGAACTTCTACAGACCCTGGAACCAGTACAAAGTTGGTTTTGGAAACCCAGAGGGAGAATACTGGCTAGGTGAGAATTTACTTTAgcaaaaaataagaaaataatcGCCCAAAATAAGATGAAACAAGTAGAGTATACAAATGATAACTTTGTATACTGTAATCTGCAATCTGATCTAGCGTTGTCTCTTCAGGACTGGAGAACATCCACCTTCTCACTAAGAGGAGGAAGTATGAGCTGAGGGTAGACATGGAGGACTTTGAAGGAAACAGTGTGTTTGCCATGTACTCTTCCTTCTTTTTGGACTCTGAGGCAGACGGATACAAACTACATGTCACTGGATTCACCAACAGAGGAGCAGGTGAGTGAGAGACaacatttgttgtttttgcctTGTCGGTGATACCATTTTCAAAGATGAACACAAGTTATTCACACAATGTGCTCTGGCTTCACAGCTGTCTGAGAACAAATGCTGTGTTTTTGTCCTATAAACGTCAGAGCACTTTAATGGGTAATTTTCCTGAAAAAATATGTGTGCTTGCTTCAGTTGTCACTCATCCTTAAATTGTCAACTTGTCAACTTCacattcatcatctccagcaccaccccatcATCAAAGTGTGAAAACAGCACTTTACTATGTGTTGTAGTCAAAAGGATAGAGGAAGATAGGCTATGTTTCTGATTACGTCATTGGAAAAACCTTTAACATCATCTGGTGTGTATCATGTGATTTTCACCAGGAAAATGTTACTTTACTAACCTTGCCTGCTCAGAGTTGGTTAAAAATCACATGATGTTGATCATCTCATCCAGAAACACTTTTGACATCATCTGGTGTGCATCCgccctttttatttatttggattttttttacaaatgttggtGTTGGAGTGGTGCTGGAAatgatgaatatgaggttgaaaagtggtgacATTTCCTATAAGTATTTTGTATGCTAGTGGAAATGTATGGAAGTTTAAATTGTTAGAGGCCAGTGTTGGAAAATGTAGGGGAATGTCATAGTAGTAGTGACTGTGTTGGAAATAGTAGTGGGCCTGTAGTGGGATAACTGTAGAAGTTGTGACTGCAGTAGTGGTGCATGTTGTAACtgtagcctagtagtagtagtagtagtagtagtagtaagcagcccagaagtagtagtagtaacagtacatTGCAGTAGTAATAGTGACTGTTTTAGATAGGTAGGTCTATAGTGAGGTAGGTCTATAGTGAGGTAATTATATGGCTTAGCTATGGTAAGTTGGGTCGCATTTGTAGAGTTTTTAGAAAATGCAAACACTCTAAATAGACAATTTTTTCTGTTTCCAAGGTGACTCACTGGCCTATCATAGCGGGTTGATGTTCAGCACCTTCGACAAAGACCAGGACACTTGGTCTGACAACTGTGCAGCTACTTACTATGGGACATTTTGGTATGGTTCTTGTCACTACGCTAACATCAATGGAGAGTAACTATGGGGAACCACCAAACATACCGCTACAAGTGTCAATTGGAATCACTGGAAAGGTTATCATTATTCTCTGAAAGCTGTCTCTATGAAGATTAGACCAGTGCCTTAGACCAGTGGGGTAGATACCTTTGATAAACAGCCACATATAACTCTTTATTTACTTGTTGATTACAATTTTGAACAGTAGGCCGGCTAAGTCATTGATCCAACTTTCTGGAACATCCCCCAGTGTAGAGAAGCTGCAGCCAGCAGGGTCTCCCAATGTGTATAGCAGGGGCTTGGAACACACTACTCTGACATTATGTTGTTAATCAGACAATCAGCCAATCATAGCGCCCTGTCCCAGATTAGAGTGAAATGTGGGATATCAGGGCTGTTCAGTTTTATATACACTGTCTGTTATGTATGCTATGAGTGTTTCTGATCTGACCAGATTTAATTAATGTTGTTATGTTTATCAACTGTCACAAACATTGGACTCGCTCCAGGCCTACTACATTCCAGACATCTGCCAGATCTCACAACGCCTGGATATGAATTTCATAGCGACCCTGTGTCTGATGCTAGTACAGTAGTTAAACAGTAGCTGATGCAATGCAATGACTGCAATGTAATCAGCCTGGAATGAGGCCAATGTTACAATATAAGGTatgcagtgtatgtgtgtgtgtgtggtagcaaAAGGCATTATGTTTAACATTCGTATGCCTGGTATTAAGCCTATTCCTGGACTATAATGCACTTTCAATGACCATATTCCATTGATAATTATTGTTTGTCCAGGATTTGGCTTaaatctgggtctgggaaaccgTTTCTTATTGCATAAATGTGTTGTTCTACTTTTATGGCTGCCATGAGCTCACGTCACTTTGCTATGATAAGATTGAATGAGTCCTGAAAATTATATCTGTTGATATAGATAAAACAATCCAAACTGTGAATTTTTACTGAGTTGATTTAACTTTTTAATAAAGATTAGTAGAGAAAAGATGTGCTGATACTTTCTacgaagcacacacacacatcatgcttCATAACTGCATTTGAGATGCCTTTTGATACACTTATGATGCATTATAACACTTGCTTTAAGCTGTCATATTCATAGGGGTGGCTAACTGGAGTCATAAGAACCAATCAAATAATTGCTACTGATGGCACCAAGTCATATTATATCAAAATGCCATGATAGCATCTAACCACTAGAGTCTGCTATTGCACTTCAGC is part of the Salvelinus fontinalis isolate EN_2023a chromosome 6, ASM2944872v1, whole genome shotgun sequence genome and harbors:
- the LOC129858329 gene encoding microfibril-associated glycoprotein 4-like: MLAVLLLAVVAVHSAPRCDINLDADCNEVYNISQASGVYPIYPFLTPVQVYCDMNTDGGKWTVIIQRIDGSLNFYRPWNQYKVGFGNPEGEYWLGLENIHLLTKRRKYELRVDMEDFEGNSVFAMYSSFFLDSEADGYKLHVTGFTNRGAGDSLAYHSGLMFSTFDKDQDTWSDNCAATYYGTFWYGSCHYANINGE